The Erigeron canadensis isolate Cc75 chromosome 1, C_canadensis_v1, whole genome shotgun sequence genome segment TTTCTTGAATGTTACAttttttcccccatcgggtatttgaaataggcatttctacttcgagggagctctctagcgcggacccggttcaGACAATGTATGCTAAACcttccgctgtcgaatcgcgacacgaaatttccaacgaaattcacctttaaaaaaaataaaaattattgtacTATTTTGACTGGTTAAGTCTTTTTTTTATGACTTTCACCGTAAATacctttgtttgtgttatatattagtttctgaaagttatatcaatgaaaaatacaattaaaactcaatcaattatatatattatattaagtgttatataacacaaataaaaatatttatgatcaaagttaaaaattaaaactcaaaaagtcaaactatgatatataatatgagATGgagggagtatatatataagtataataaCTATGCATTATTAAACATGCACTTTCATCAACTAAAACAAAAGTCTAAActtcatatagaaaaagaagtATAAATTAACGAAGATGAATTTTAACTAATaggaaattaataattattgctTTATTAAATATCTAAAGACCACTTTTAgatagttatataaataattaaaaatatcacATATTAGTTGCGTGGGTGGAAtaattaatatactaatatagttaatttattttaatattcttttaacAGACACCACCGGTTGAATTGAATTCACTTACaaatttaatttagttaatGCAACTAAATATGTTACAATCTAAATGACATATATAGGTTCTTTTCACATTTGGCGGCCATTAGTGGAAAGTGGAAACAAACGCACATAGGCTGGAAGGTATAATTGGACAATAACTTAAAAAAGTAGGCCGATAAACGTAAGCGTGGGACGGTCCGATCGAACCCCATCATCCACTCCTCCTAAGAGTGCAATGCCACAACGGATCGACACTATAATATATTAACGTACATTATcacaaaaaacataataaaaaggaAGATATAGTGTCGGCAAATAACTTGAGCACCATGTAGATCTGTTGGATTTAATTAAAAGACCAAGGAATTGGGGATTTTTGTCTTTGAGAAAACCTTTCATTAAGGACTTGCTGTATtgttaagttattttaaaaaaaaggaggaaaagattggagagaaaaaaaaaataataaagacattgttaagttttaaaatgaTATGGAAAAGAAATGAGAATAGATGAGAAGTGAAGGAAGTtgtagttatttttctttcaaaagtgTTTTCCTCTTTTTTGAGataattaagaagaaaaatttTATCTCCCTTTCATTTCCTTTTCATCCCTAACTTAACAATACAATTATGTTTTTTAGACTAGAGTCCACGATATACGAGAGTCGACCTTTATGTTTTTAAGTGAAGCTTTTGAAATCAAACATAGATCACAATAGTAATTCGGGGCGTTTAAATTAATGTTTCGTACAGTTGGATTAGCCAAAACGGTGACTTTTTACCAATGGGTCACTCCGTACGTAAGGAGTATATGGACGATTCTGTTAGTTggtctttaaaatttaaaaaaagtagtATACTTTTTTGATTCTGTTTATAATCTATTACTCAATGAAAAATTgaatatacaatataaataaactattaatTTATCCATTAAACAATCATATGCTTATAATAGAGTAGAAAGAGACAGAGGGGAAAGAAGACGAATAATCATTCTCATTTTGGCAACCAACCTTGAGCAAAACGAACAAAACTACTGATAAAAGTGCACTCGTGAAGCATCCTCATTATTTTGTCCCTTCCCTATTTTAAATCGGGTGGTTTATATAGTTTACAGTCCCACTATTTTGCTACCGGTATTCCTCCAATGTGCCGATCCATTATCATTGCTAATTTAGTGTTTGCGTTTGAGCTTGTTTGAGTCGAATCATGTGAAGTTTGAGTACTCAAACCAAAAGCATATAAGTTTATAATGTTTTTGCACTTGAATATGaccttaataataatatatacttgaCCTGAATTATATGTATGCTCTTTTAATTGATCTCCGTGTAAATGCTACTATATATacatctgtttttttttttttttaatttgagcAAGATCTCTCGCGACTCACGAGTACTTACAAGCTATTCAGGCTTTGTTTATTAAGCTTGAATGCTTTTCAACCCAGGATCTAGTCCGCATCATAAAGTTTCATGATCTACTGAATTAATTGAGTTCAAGCTTATTATGGCTACATGATTTTGAACACCATTACGCGTTTTTGGACGtaagttttgaaaattataaCCAAACATGTCTACAAATGTAAAGTCTTCAAAATGTATTTCTTTGACTTGAACTTGTCAAAAatacttctttcttttctttactattattacttgtttactaattttagatttttacaCTTTTGATCTTCAATTACCCAAGTCTTTAACCTAAATTTAATAACACTTTAGTCTAGCAACTTCTAATGGCATTAGATTGAACGAATAAGATAACTGGATCAACTTAAGCCTATTTCTAATTATCAACAATTTGTTATTGTAaccataataaaatttaaagaaaatccGCAAGATTTCATGGACGTTTATCATGATTCAGTTTTTGAGATGTAGCGGCTGAAGCCCACTATCTCATCCGCTTAATTTTGGtctttttctaaatatatcTGAAGCCCATTTACTGGTAGGCTCGGATCTTAGCGCCCATTCTAAATATTGGATTTCGGCCTTTCCCCTTATCAcggttttgttttctttttctatttgcTTTTTCTTGGCCATACATTTATGCGATCTTATAACTAGGGATTTATTTCTCTTCCTTAGTTGTCTCACAAATTTATCGATTGATTATtttgacatgatcacgaatattgtcttaattaagtaaaagaaatatattttgtgtatgtatattttgtgATCCCCAactgtaaataaataaaaaaaaaccatcaaAACCAAGTATATAgctttattaaaattaaagtaaTCGTACAAACACAAATTTTTGTATCAAAGGAGTAAGAAATTTATATAAGAcatgcttttttgtttttttaacagtcagcgaaaaatattattattgaattaGGTTTGCCATAAAGTACAAAAGAACGGAACCGATAAttgtaacaatatatataacgCCAAAACTAACTCCAAATTACGTATCACACAATCTGCACCTTAAATTGATGAGGAATAATGAATAAAGAAATACTAGTATATGTTATTGAATTGTTGGTTCCAATATGGTCTTGGTCAAGCAAACTATTGAATCTTccaagttttatttcttttcaaacaATTGAAACTTCCAAGTTGATGCACagaaatttcaatttttttcattttctaacacATTGAATAATAGTAATGTGTAAGTAAGTTATCTACTTCTCAACAACTTTAATACGTCTTTTGTAGTAGGAATCAAATATCCTCGTTAGTTTTTCAAAGTTAGCCATCAGCCAAATCACCACTACAAACATATCGATATTATTTTTTCATCATGTATCCATCTCCTTCATCAGATCAACCGTATCCACCAAAAGCACCACCATCAGCTCCACCAGCACAATCATACCACCAACCATCTGTGCCACAACATTCGTACCACCAACCCCCTGTGCCACCGCAGTATGCCACAGGTGTTCCAGCTCAATATGTGGCTCCTCCTCCTTATCATCCGGTCAATGTTAAATGGTCTAGCAGCCTCTGTGCCTGTTGTTCGGATGTCCCCAACTGTAAGTTCATTAATtactaataatatttaataattaattaagttgtCAATGAGTTCTTGGTCTGATGGTCCAAGGGGATCGGAGGTGGGAAACTAATTAATTCGCCTCTTTTAATTGGAGGTCCTGGGTATCAGCGCGCGTTTAATACTGACTAACAACTAACATTATATTGacgttttaaaaaaaacatttaactaGCTaggtttaattatatatgttgtgttTATCATCTACAGGTTGTTTAACATGTTGGTGTCCATGCAtcacttttggacagatagctGAGATTGTGGATAAAGGAAATACTTGTAAGTGATTTTGATATTGAGAAATTAATATAATACTTGTGgttaaaaattaatatcatCGATCTTAATTAGATCttaaattgattgattgatgtgTATTGTAACATATATATTGCAGCTTGTGGAGTACATGGGGCGTTATATGGTCTAATTGAGGCAGCCACATGTTGTGGATGCATGTATTCATGTGTGTACCGAACTAAGATGAGGAGCCAATATGGACTGCGGGAATCTCCGTGTAACGATTGCCTTGTTCATTTTTGCTGTGAACGATGTGCCTTGTGTCAAGAGTATCGTGAGCTCAAACATCGTGGATTCGACATATCAATAGGTACGTACGTACGTGATTGAATTAATATTCCAACTTGTAAATGCGCGCGTATCCATATATGGACCATAATTTTTCTATTGCTGAACATTTGATTAGTTAAGTGCAACTAattaatgttttatatattcAGGATGGCAAGGTAATATGGAGAGACAAAACTATGGAGTACAAGTGCCACCTATGACTCCAGGAGGAATGTACCGTTGAATTCAACCATACGCCACGTATAGTACTACCTTTTAATTATGGGTTTAAGTTTTGTGATGGGTTCATGTATCATTTTGATTGTAGAAACTAAATAAAGCACTTAATTCTCGTGACAAATATCATTGAAATatctgtaattatatatatttcttttaataaaaagactaaaaagCATTATTGATCTGTATATTACgtacaataaatataattagtcATCTGTATTAACTTTCtaacattacatatatttttgttatattattattattcgcATTTATAAATGTTTGTAAGTTGGTACATGATTAACatagaaaaacaaattaaaagtttcaCGTACAAAAGTaggaatgaaatgatttatacttcaatatatagatatagatgtacgatattatatatacatatatttttatactttagAAACGGACAACTGAATTCGAAGACATCATTATCATGATTCATGCACGTAACTAATTTTAAGACAAGTCTGGTTAAAATCGAAAGTATATACATCATTATCCGCAGTATTGGCTTTGATTTTGACTCCTTAATTAATTTGTTCCTATCCTTTAGATCAGTTGTGTATTGTATTTGTTTAAGCccatatgttttattattataaattttggggtcttaattaattaacgtATCTTCCTCATTCACTACTAGTAGTACGTAGACTTCAACTTATGTGTCACATCCAATCAACTAATCTTCTTTTAATATTCCAAGTTTcctttcatatttatatatattctgtaTGACCAAAGACCATAAATAGCTGTATTTAACAAACTTGGCTCATTCGAACATGTCTCTCTAACCTTTAAGAAAATAACCATATCACCTACTAACTTATAAAGTATCATCTGCGAGCATCTTTTGGACCCCAACACGATATTTTAATACAGTAGTACTCGTATTTCCTAAGAAACTGCATTCACACTttatttgaattaaaataaaggtaaaTACTACTGCACATGCATCACATCTCTGTTTAAATACTCCCAACCACAAAACTTTGTATTTAACAAAGCATCATGAATTCAAGATGGAAAACGATATTTAATTTcttcttaaaaaataattttaaaaatcattataaCAATTTGATcattaaatttgataaaatcaaaaagAGAGAATTAATGGACTATATGCACTCTCTTTAGGGCCCGAGGGGGTCTAGCTAGCTAGGTCCTCACTGTTTTTTCGTTCATGGTAATTTCTCCGTATTTTGTTCgaaaacattcatggtttcaaGCCAGCCCCACCGATATAATCTTTGAGATCCGCCATGGTTTACACTTGAAGGATTATAAGGCTGATTGTTTTAGGAGGATATCATTCTGATATGATCTCACATCGGCCAAGTTTGAGATTGGTTGGTGGTCTATAAATCAAGGTGTCCCCTTCTTTTTTGAGCTAGCTTTCGGAATGAGTTCTACATCTAGCTTATAGCATgatacgagcctattatgggatgagTTCGTATCACATTCGAAGATATTAAGCAAACATCATTAGTTTCTTGTTTTATTCAGCAAGGTGGACTTGGTCTaaacttgttaataataagaaaTTTTCATGTTGAGGTATATAATACTACAGTAGTAATGTACTATACCCATTTCCATGCAATTTCGAGGATAAAATGTTCCCGGCCGTGCATTATTTATATGgtccataaatatatatgttatatatatatatatattgaattgcAATTCCATAATTAAACTTAACCAAGTCTTACAGTAAACAACTTTAGtctactagctagctagcagtTGGTTTAGAAAACTATGTTCACTCAAAAGTCTCCACCACCAGCTGCAGCCCCTCCACCGGCCGGTTATGATCatcagccaccaccaccagaTACTTCAGGTATTTCGGTTTCACCTTTGATGTCTTCGAGACCATGGTCGAGTGGACTTTGTGATTGTTGCCTGGATATCCCCACTTGTAAGTCGATCTGCATATATACTAATCCTACCTACCTGTGTAcgcataaatatatacatatttgtggagtatgaatatatgtatatgccaAGTGATAAATTAATCCTAATTCACATAAATTTTTTCAATGCATATATAGGTTGCTTAACATGTTGGTGCCCTTGCATTATATTTGGACAAATTGCAGAGATTGTAGACAAAGGAACTACTTGTAAGTAATTATATTAGCTAACAAACCGAATGATTTTGAAGGataaattcattcatatatatatgcatttagtTTATATTCATTTCAACATCTGATTTTGTGCATTACATAGCCTGTGGAGTACATGGGACAATCTACGCCGTGATAAATGCCTTTACCGGTTGTGGATGTCTTTATTCTTGCGTTAATCGGACCAAGATGAGGCGTCAATACGGGTTGACTGAAGCTCCAACTAACGATTGTTGCGTTCATTTCTGTTGTGGGCCATGTGCCTTGTGTCAAGAGTATCGTGAGCTACAACACCACGGATTTGACTTGTCAATTGGTACGTAATCATTATCTCTATTTCTGGTCATAACTAGATTTAACATAATTAGCTTAATTGATTTCGTAAAGGGTATGTTATAATTGTTTTCCCTACAATATTAATTAGGATGGCAAGGAAATATGGATAGGAGGAGTATGCACAACAATGGAGTCCAAATGCCACCTACGACTTACCCAGGAATGAATCGATAAATTATTGGAAAATATAATTACACTTTTTGGATTAAGTATAAGTTAAcgatttttaattatgtgtGTGCATGTCTACGCTGTTTGATCATGAGTATTATTGCACGATTCTCATGTATATAAAGTAGTCAATTCCTTGGTGAATTATGTAAATTACTGTGTTTGCAAGGTTACCAATTAAGTGTTTTGATTTGTTTctattttgtatgaatattgtTTGTGTGGATCTTACCCGGTGGACCCAATTGATAAGACTAGGATCCATTTGGGTTGATTTAATCTTCTGTAAGAATCTGtataaaatttgtaagtaatgcACATTAAACATGCTGACAAGTCATTGTACGTTTATCATAAATCAAAGAAGTAAGCTGCCATATGAAGACTTTCAGAAGTTCACTCTCaagatttctttttctttttctcatgtATCGTTTTATATATGTCAGTTTGAGTGAGAGAGATTTTCTGCACTTAAGGCAATGATTAACTTGTTGGTTAATTAGTTTTAACCCATAACCGGTCGGGTAATCAGGTCAATGACACCAGGGTGTTTTTGGGTTTGCCTTGACCCGATAACTTTTATTGAGATCCAAAGTAAAAAAATCTCTTTTTTACTACTCGTATTTTAGAGGAACTGCACAATAAAAATACATTGTAAAGTTATTTTAGACAATTAACCTTCAGGAGAAAAAGTAGATGACAGGTCTCAACcatcaaattttcaattatATGTATGGATTGGACGGTAATCATATCAACCCTAATAATATGCAACAATCTTCATATATATGCAAGTCCTCTCATGACATTCTAAAAAAATCAATGGATTATATCATCCCAATACAAGAATAGAAACTAAATTGTATAAATAGTTACCCTTTTGCACTGACCTCAAACCCAATTCTCAGGCAAAACTCGATTATCCAACGAATAGAAACCATTCTATATCGGGataattgagttttaaatatatatatatataatgaattccTCAACCCCAAACGACGACAAGAACATGGCTCCTCAGCCTACAAATGGTGCACCATCACAACCCCAAACAGTGCCAGCCGCAGCACCATCATCCTCTGACTCAGATTCGAGTAAAGGCGTGGCTCCTGGTTCAACCAACCAATATGTTGTTGGGGTTCCACCACAACAAGACATGCCGCCAGCATGGTCCACTGGTCTATTTGAATGTTTTGACGATCTCCCAACCTGTATGTCCAATATATCATAATATTAGCTAGCTAGATACATTCTCTacttttatttcttaatttgtaCGTTCATGTTTAATCTAATTAATGATCATTTCTATATTTTTGGCAGTTATCATAACCGCTTTTGCCCCTTGTGTTACTTTCGGACAAATTGCAGAAATGGTTGACAGGGGACAACAGAGTTAGTGTCGTCCCTTCTTAATTAGTTAGACGCTTTAATCAATATGGATTTAATTAAGTTTTTGTAATACTAACTAACATATTACATGTAATATCAGGTTGCGGATTATATGCCATGCTTCATGCTGGGATCATGTACTTTACGGGCTGTGGATGTTTGTTATCTGCGTATTACAGGATTAAGATGAGCCATCTGTATAGGTTGCCCGATGATCCTCTCATAAATATTCTTGTTCATCTAATATGTGAACCATGTGCCTTGTGTCAAGAATATCGTGAGCTTCAGGCTCGTGGCTTCAACATGAAACTTGGTATGCGCATACACTTATATTTACCCATCTCTTTCAAAACCTTGTGTCGATATGTTAATGTTTATAGACGATATTTCTGTAGGCGTTGGGTGGCGTAATCAATCTCAGGAGATACAACAAACCGGTGGAGTCATGGTGCCACCAAAGGTTCCGGGAGGAATGACTCGTTGAAATGCAGACTAATATATCTAATCACTTTTGGGATGTTGAGGAATTAATAAATCATGCTTGTTTTTTGAATATAAATCCATCAATagttatattatgattaaatCACATATATGTACACATCATATATACTGTACGTGATTATGCCTTTATGATTATTGTGTACTTTTGGTTTTTCATAGCCGAAGAATGTATAGGGATTTTATGTTCTTGTAAATCTTTGGTTTGCTGAAATACttacaaaatttttgaaattcaagtaaCGCTTTAATTAGTCATCGTTAATTTTGTTCATACTGTTTTCTCCATTTTAATGGTAGGGGTTAACTATATATGTTGGGTTTACTTAAAAATCGACAATGAAAAACGACCATTCACGGACCATGTCAACAAACACTCgccaatttttaaaattttcaaatttaaaaagcCCAAGCCTTGTCCAAAATCCAAGCCTTGTCCAAAAACCTAAGCCTTGCCAAAGCCCAAGTTTAAACACTAGATGTCCtgataaaacaaaaattcatatcttcaaacatgctttggagaatttaattaagattaaaaaggCAGAAAAGGACCTCAAAGATCTTCTCAACAATTCAAAAATATTCTCGGTATTTAACAAGAGTCATTCAAATTCACAAGTAAAGATAAAGAATATTCATGACCTAGACTACATGTGCAATATCACTACTACAAAAAAGCCCAATAAAGACATGTTGTTCGGGTCATAGAGAACAATTTTACAACCGGTCTTTATAGCTACCGGTCTCTCACACAGAGACCGGTTAACCACCGGTCTCTATACTTACTATAGAGAcctattatatacataataagCGGTCTCTATTCTATatccatttataaaaaaaaaaaattattattatttcaattaaTTTTCATTTCACATATccaaataatttaaattttaaattagttttcatCAACCTCAAACAATGCAGCTAAAATTCATGTACCAATTCATACTATGTAtgtaaaattaaagtaaaagtaaACTCAATAATAAAAGTCATGCAAAGTGATATGCTCTTATAGGCCAATAAAGAGAAGATCCAAcaatggtatatatatagataagataATAGGATATGAcataataaatttcaaaaaatatcatacattttaatgaattgaaaataaaatgaaataatgaCATTGACAACTTGTTCCATCTTTTTTGAAGTAAAATGGTTGTCACGATAACTTCAAAAGTTTCTACAAATTAAagccaaaataaaaaataaaaaaaattagatgatGTATATATGGCataataaaaatttcaaaaaaggtATAGTTCAAACTAACCTCTTATTCTTCTTGTTTTGGGTAGCCATCCACCAAAGACAAGGAGATGCAAGTTAACTTCGAATGCACCAGATCTAAAGTTAATACATGTAAATAGTGAATAATTACAATCTTAAAAGTAgtcatatattaaataataaaatatgcaatgaaaaaaaaaatacaatcttAAGGTAGTACCAAATTCCTAGATTTTAGATCTTGCCAAAATCCCAACAACTATTCCAAATCTTGTTTCACAACCCAAGATTCACAATTTGTAGAGAGTAAAATTAGATGATGAAAACTTTATGGTTTGGTGAAGATCTAGAATTGGAGGTAAAGAAGGAGGAATATGATTTGTATATAGAGGTTAGAGGAGGTGATAGGTGAGAGTTGATTTCCACATAGAGATAGAGGAAAAATAGATCTTGAACATTAGATATAGGAAATAAttgtgtgtttaatttttatataagaaaTAATAATCTGTTCATAGGGAATACAAATACATAGAGAGACTtgatagttataaaaaaaaataggtctGTAAAATTtaaccggtctctattcttTAGCTAACCAGTCTCTATTATTTTGTTATCCGGTCTTTACAATTGGGTCATATAGAGACCAGTTGTATAAGTTTAAAGACAACTTTTTTAAAGAACAACAAGTCTGTATTCTTTTAATCGgtctctatttttttaaatttatattagtGAATTTTGGGTGTGGTTAGAAGAAGGTTCAAAATGCTCACTGGTAAGGCGGAACTACATAGAAGGAATAGGTAGCCCGACCTGTATGTTGGCTTAACCCGCTTAGGGtagtttcttttatacaatGTTGTTTCCTATGTTGGTGTAATGGTGTTACATGTCTAAGAATATTGTATACCCGTTATTGTAGCTAACTTTACtcattaaaattctttttaaaatataaagctTATAAAGTCAGTccttaaaaataactaaaactgTCGATACTTATTCTCTATTATAGTATAACTTTGTGTGAGTAAAAGgctattattttaaaaaaatgttgtgctattggttattttcaattATAGTTTTGTCACTAGTCACGAGATACCCCTTAATCTGATTAACAAGAATTTGCCTTTCTTGATTAATCTGAATAGAATAAATAATCTGGAAGAATAAGGCATCTATAGTTTATGTCAATTGTCAAACCATAGTCAACTCTTATTTTCATCTGCTTCTTTCAACACTATGTTTATGTTTTGGCAAGAGAAAGAGACATATATCTTCAATTAGTCTGATATCCAAATTAATGGCCGTCTAAACGGATGTTACGATGTAAAAAGAGACTTACTGTTTAACTTATAACAAGAAATTGTCTATGGAATTTTATGGAACTTTAAGTCAACTTCTCGGTCCTCATATTTCTTAGCGTTAGTTTTTGTCTGTTTCTCACATACATATAACGTCAACGGACGTcattttactttactttttaactATAATGCGACGGCACGTTGCGACAGGTGGTGGTAACGACGAGTAATATAGactattgatgtaaatgtaatttatataatgattagtgtaattattataaaagttaaggccGGATTGATGGTATAATTCATCTCATTAAGGATATTTTCAGTATATTAGtagagataattaaattagtgaacGAAGAAaagtatgatttaaaaaaaaaaaagagatatttttgtaatattgcatagtataactttcaacattttcaaaaataaagagagctatttttttataagtagatttagataattgttttttttttttgaaaggtgaactTTGCTTGAAACTTTGTGTCATGATTCGAGAGCGTGAGgttctagcatacgttgttttaactggGTTCACGCTTGAGAGCTTCCTCAAAATAGAAATGTTTACTTCAGATACCTAactggcaaaaaaaaaaataaaaacccactATATCTCCCGTTCCTTTAAAAGAAAATGTATCATTCCTTCAACAAAACAAtgtatagaaaataaaaatctgATGATAAGCTATACAAAAAGGCCCCAATTTACTAGCTCCAAATTATTGTCGTTCAAGTAAGCCATAGGCCAAAAGAACAGATTTATTAAAATGCGATAAACTAATAAACAGTAGGTTCAAAATACAAATCTGTACCCTTAAGTTTTGATTATAAATAGAGACAGTTTTTCACCTTCATCAAAATATCATTAAGCTAATAAGTTTCTTCTCTGATACGTACACTCGTTAATTTCATGTCTTCAACAAATGGAAATGGCTACAAGACGCTTTTGGCAACTCCTCTAATCACACAAGATGACCAACTTGCAC includes the following:
- the LOC122585168 gene encoding protein PLANT CADMIUM RESISTANCE 3-like, giving the protein MYPSPSSDQPYPPKAPPSAPPAQSYHQPSVPQHSYHQPPVPPQYATGVPAQYVAPPPYHPVNVKWSSSLCACCSDVPNCCLTCWCPCITFGQIAEIVDKGNTSCGVHGALYGLIEAATCCGCMYSCVYRTKMRSQYGLRESPCNDCLVHFCCERCALCQEYRELKHRGFDISIGWQGNMERQNYGVQVPPMTPGGMYR
- the LOC122585774 gene encoding protein PLANT CADMIUM RESISTANCE 11-like — translated: MFTQKSPPPAAAPPPAGYDHQPPPPDTSGISVSPLMSSRPWSSGLCDCCLDIPTCCLTCWCPCIIFGQIAEIVDKGTTSCGVHGTIYAVINAFTGCGCLYSCVNRTKMRRQYGLTEAPTNDCCVHFCCGPCALCQEYRELQHHGFDLSIGWQGNMDRRSMHNNGVQMPPTTYPGMNR
- the LOC122585705 gene encoding cell number regulator 10-like, whose product is MNSSTPNDDKNMAPQPTNGAPSQPQTVPAAAPSSSDSDSSKGVAPGSTNQYVVGVPPQQDMPPAWSTGLFECFDDLPTFIITAFAPCVTFGQIAEMVDRGQQSCGLYAMLHAGIMYFTGCGCLLSAYYRIKMSHLYRLPDDPLINILVHLICEPCALCQEYRELQARGFNMKLGVGWRNQSQEIQQTGGVMVPPKVPGGMTR